Proteins found in one Miscanthus floridulus cultivar M001 chromosome 4, ASM1932011v1, whole genome shotgun sequence genomic segment:
- the LOC136551434 gene encoding aquaporin PIP2-6-like, translating to MAKEVDVSTLEASGARDYVDPPPAPLVDIDELGKWSLYRAVIAEFVATLLFLYITVATVIGYKHQTDASGPDAACGGVGILGIAWAFGGMIFILVYCTAGISGGHINPAVTFGLFLARKVSLVRALLYMAAQSLGAICGVALVKGFQSGFYSHYGGGANEVSPGYSTGTGLAAEIIGTFVLVYTVFSATDPKRNARDSHVPVLTPLPIGFAVFMVHLATIPITGTGINPARSLGTAVVYNNSKAWSDQWIFWVGPFVGAAIAALYHQIVLRASARG from the exons ATGGCCAAGGAGGTGGACGTGTCCACTCTGGAGGCCAGCGGCGCCCGTGACTACGTCGACCCTCCGCCAGCGCCGCTTGTGGACATCGACGAGCTCGGCAAATGGTCCCTTTACCGCGCCGTGATCGCCGAGTTCGTGGCCACGCTGCTGTTCCTGTACATCACCGTGGCCACCGTGATCGGGTACAAGCACCAGACGGACGCGTCGGGCCCGGACGCGGCGTGCGGCGGCGTGGGCATCCTCGGCATAGCATGGGCGTTCGGCGGCATGATCTTCATCCTCGTCTACTGCACCGCCGGCATCTCCGGTGGCCACATCAACCCGGCCGTCACGTTCGGCCTCTTCCTGGCGCGGAAGGTGTCCCTGGTGCGCGCACTGCTGTACATGGCCGCGCAGAGCCTTGGCGCCATCTGCGGCGTCGCGCTCGTCAAGGGATTCCAGAGCGGCTTCTACTCGCACTACGGCGGCGGCGCCAATGAGGTCAGTCCCGGGTACTCCACCGGCACGGGGCTCGCCGCCGAGATCATCGGCACCTTCGTCCTCGTGTACACTGTCTTCTCCGCCACCGACCCCAAGCGCAACGCTCGCGACTCCCACGTCCCG GTGTTGACGCCGCTTCCGATTGGATTCGCTGTGTTCATGGTGCACCTAGCGACGATCCCGATCACCGGCACCGGGATCAACCCGGCGAGGAGCCTCGGCACCGCCGTTGTGTACAACAACAGCAAGGCCTGGAGCGACCAG TGGATCTTCTGGGTGGGTCCGTTCGTCGGCGCAGCGATCGCGGCGCTGTACCACCAGATCGTCCTCCGCGCCAGCGCCAGGGGATAG